In the Gossypium arboreum isolate Shixiya-1 chromosome 10, ASM2569848v2, whole genome shotgun sequence genome, one interval contains:
- the LOC108488648 gene encoding L-ascorbate oxidase homolog, translated as MDSEIRVNKDMGKAVMLQWVIGLLALLGVSQVDAEDPYFYYTWTVTYGTRSILGVPQQVILINDQFPGPKLEVVTNNNIVLNLINKLDQPFLLTWNGIKQRKNSWQDGVLGTNCPIPPNSNYTYKFQAKDQIGSYTYFPSTLLHKAAGGFGALNIYHRSVIPIPYGYPDGDFTLLIGDWYKTSHKTLQQSLDSGKPLPFPDGVLINGQTQSTFSGEQGKTYMFRISNVGLSTSFNFRIQGHTMKLVEVEGSHVVQNLYDSLDVHVGQSLAVLVTLNQPPKDYYIAASTRFSRTVLTATAMLHYANSQTPVSGPLPAAPAFQFHWSMQQARTYRWNLTSNAARPNPQGSFHYGKITTTKTIVLANSASFINGKLRYTVNGVSYVNSDTPPKLADYFNIPGVFTMDSIQGLPSGGAATVATSVMPASLHDFLEVVFQNNENTLQSWHLDGYDFWVVGFGSGRWNPHKRKTYNLVDALTRHTTQVYPNSWTAVLISMDNQGMWNLRSAAWGRQYLGQQFYLRVFDPVRSLTNEYGIPSNVLLCGKAVGFHP; from the exons ATGGATTCTGAAATCAG GGTGAACAAAGATATGGGAAAAGCAGTAATGCTACAATGGGTTATTGGACTTTTGGCTCTTTTGGGTGTGTCCCAAGTGGATGCTGAAGACCCATATTTTTATTACACTTGGACAGTTACTTATGGCACTCGTTCTATTCTTGGAGTTCCCCAGCAG GTTATTCTCATCAATGATCAGTTTCCAGGACCAAAACTTGAAGTGGTGACTAATAACAACATTGTCTTGAATCTCATTAATAAGCTTGACCAGCCTTTCTTGTTGACATG GAATGGCATTAAGCAACGGAAGAACTCATGGCAGGATGGAGTGTTGGGAACCAATTGCCCTATCCCTCCAAACTCAAACTATACCTACAAGTTCCAGGCCAAGGATCAAATTGGGTCTTATACATATTTCCCTTCAACTCTATTGCATAAAGCTGCTGGAGGATTTGGAGCACTCAATATATACCATAGAAGTGTGATCCCAATCCCTTACGGATACCCTGATGGAGACTTCACTTTACTTATTGGTGACTGGTACAAAACCAGCCATAAG ACATTGCAGCAATCTTTGGACTCAGGAAAGCCTCTGCCCTTTCCTGATGGAGTCCTTATAAATGGACAGACTCAAAGTACCTTTAGTGGTGAACAAG GCAAAACATACATGTTTAGGATCTCAAATGTCGGATTATCCACCTCATTCAACTTCAGGATTCAGGGTCATACAATGAAGTTAGTTGAGGTTGAAGGATCTCATGTGGTTCAGAACTTATATGATTCTCTTGATGTTCATGTCGGCCAATCTTTAGCTGTCTTAGTAACGTTGAATCAGCCACCAAAGGATTACTACATTGCTGCATCAACAAGATTTTCGAGGACCGTTCTCACTGCAACTGCAATGTTGCACTACGCAAACTCACAAACTCCGGTTTCTGGACCCCTGCCTGCAGCTCCTGCATTCCAATTTCATTGGTCAATGCAGCAGGCAAGGACATATAG GTGGAATTTGACATCTAATGCAGCCAGGCCTAATCCCCAGGGTTCATTCCATTATGGGAAGATAACAACAACCAAGACCATTGTTTTGGCCAACTCGGCATCTTTTATAAATGGAAAGCTGCGTTACACCGTGAATGGTGTCTCCTATGTGAATTCGGATACCCCTCCGAAACTTGCGGATTATTTTAACATTCCTGGTGTTTTCACCATGGATTCCATCCAAGGCCTTCCTTCAGGTGGTGCCGCAACTGTAGCTACCTCCGTTATGCCAGCTTCTCTCCATGATTTTCTTGAAGTCGTCTTTCAGAACAACGAAAACACCCTGCAATCCTGGCATCTTGATGGTTATGATTTTTGGGTTGTTGG TTTCGGCTCCGGACGGTGGAATCCACATAAACGAAAAACTTACAATCTAGTCGATGCTCTTACGAGACACACTACCCAG GTTTATCCAAATTCTTGGACAGCCGTATTGATCTCCATGGACAACCAAGGTATGTGGAACCTGAGGTCTGCAGCATGGGGAAGACAATATCTTGGGCAACAATTTTACTTGAGAGTCTTTGATCCTGTTCGAAGTCTCACCAACGAATACGGTATTCCCTCTAATGTCTTACTTTGCGGCAAAGCTGTTGGGTTTCACCCTTAG